Proteins from one Deltaproteobacteria bacterium genomic window:
- the gspE gene encoding type II secretion system ATPase GspE gives MDVESEDFSAELEHTGDAGNGLPGKLDLHSLAQALKLEYRPTLDEISPPNEPVRGEFSKIIGFWGKQYKIIPIAISEHLLTVASSNPLNTSAIDALRMCYDRPIKIVVTPESEIIQAINKIRSRLMTDKSSSLESEEEHGDPDAISSSLKIDVTDSEDDDAPIIRYVNTLIFRATTQHASDIHIEPFEDCLKVRFRVDGVLHDVDEEDKMFQASILSRIKVMANLNIAEKRLPQDGRIGIRVAGQDVDIRISTVPTRYGERIVMRLLEKSSIVIDLETLGLSSKHSKIINKIIHKSHGIILVTGPTGSGKTTTLYACLSKINSADKNILTVEDPVEYELKGIGQMQVNPKIDFTFATGLRSILRQDPDVIMVGEIRDRDTVEIAIQASLTGHLVFSTLHTNDAAGAVTRLLDMGVEPFLISSSVIAIMAQRLVRQLCKHCRVSKQISDDECQELGLDPISVVSRDIFDAADGGCKHCQQTGYSGRTGIHEIMLIDDEIRGKIMQRADASQIRNACRGFVGLRHDGAKKVLAGITSVEEVLRVTQESNIIE, from the coding sequence ATGGATGTAGAGTCAGAAGATTTTAGCGCAGAACTAGAGCATACAGGTGATGCAGGTAATGGCTTGCCTGGCAAGCTCGACCTCCATTCCCTCGCTCAGGCGCTAAAACTCGAGTATAGGCCAACCCTCGATGAAATCTCTCCGCCGAACGAACCAGTTCGTGGCGAATTTTCTAAAATTATCGGTTTCTGGGGGAAGCAATACAAGATAATACCTATCGCGATTAGCGAACATTTATTGACAGTCGCATCCAGCAATCCATTGAACACTTCTGCCATAGATGCTCTTCGCATGTGTTACGATCGACCGATAAAGATCGTAGTTACCCCTGAGAGCGAAATAATTCAGGCCATTAATAAAATAAGAAGTCGCCTAATGACGGATAAATCTAGCTCGCTCGAAAGCGAGGAAGAACACGGTGACCCGGATGCTATTTCTTCGTCTCTTAAGATTGACGTTACCGACTCGGAAGACGACGATGCGCCAATCATTCGCTACGTAAACACGCTCATTTTTAGGGCGACTACCCAACATGCCAGCGATATACACATAGAGCCGTTTGAGGATTGCCTAAAAGTGCGCTTCCGCGTCGACGGCGTTTTGCACGATGTAGATGAAGAGGACAAAATGTTCCAAGCATCTATCCTTTCGAGAATCAAGGTGATGGCTAATCTAAACATCGCCGAAAAGCGCCTTCCCCAAGACGGGCGCATCGGAATTAGAGTCGCAGGCCAAGACGTAGACATTCGCATTTCAACCGTTCCTACGCGCTACGGCGAGCGCATTGTAATGCGACTACTCGAGAAGTCGAGCATCGTCATAGATCTTGAGACATTGGGCTTAAGTTCCAAGCATTCAAAAATTATTAATAAGATAATCCACAAGAGCCACGGCATCATTTTGGTAACGGGTCCAACTGGTTCAGGGAAAACAACTACTCTATACGCTTGTCTATCAAAAATAAATTCTGCGGATAAAAACATTCTTACCGTAGAAGACCCCGTTGAGTACGAGCTAAAAGGGATAGGCCAAATGCAAGTAAATCCCAAAATAGACTTTACTTTTGCAACCGGCCTTAGGTCAATTCTTCGCCAAGATCCGGATGTTATCATGGTGGGAGAAATTAGAGATCGCGACACTGTAGAAATTGCTATTCAGGCTTCGCTTACTGGGCATTTGGTATTCTCTACGCTGCACACCAACGATGCGGCCGGAGCAGTAACTCGTCTTCTCGATATGGGAGTGGAGCCATTTCTTATATCCTCCAGCGTAATTGCGATAATGGCACAACGCCTAGTTAGGCAGCTTTGCAAGCATTGCAGGGTATCTAAACAGATATCGGATGACGAGTGTCAGGAACTAGGCTTAGATCCTATATCAGTAGTTAGTCGTGATATATTCGATGCTGCTGATGGTGGCTGCAAACATTGTCAACAAACTGGATATTCTGGACGAACTGGTATTCACGAAATCATGCTTATCGATGACGAGATAAGAGGTAAAATCATGCAACGAGCAGATGCGAGCCAAATTCGCAACGCTTGTCGTGGCTTTGTGGGTTTGCGCCACGATGGAGCAAAAAAGGTACTGGCAGGCATTACTTCTGTAGAAGAAGTGTTACGAGTTACCCAAGAAAGCAACATAATCGAATAG
- the gspF gene encoding type II secretion system inner membrane protein GspF, translated as MAVFEYTALSTKGRKLKGLVDADSAKTARLKLKAQGIFPTSLLERQRQPLSVTKQPLAWLLERKVSTAQLSIATRQLATLVSAGIPLVEAIKALKEQLEQPRLKTVFSEVCDRITEGSSFANALQNYPKVFPPLYANMVKSGEASGTLDLVMERLADLLEAQVQLHRKILSAIAYPVLMLLLCLGVVVLLLTYVVPQLTEIFEDRDAALPLPTQIVVVLSDFVRSYWWAILAMIVFGITAFKKYALTTKGRRQIDNFKLRSRIFGPFTKKIASAQFSRTLGTMLSSGVELITALTIVKNILGNVVIQQTLDGIILGVSEGKSLANQLDQTKVFPRLLVHMTAIGEKTGQLENMLIRAAQSYESEMNSIVTSLTAILNPILILFLALLVGFILIAVMLPMLEMTSLAG; from the coding sequence ATGGCGGTCTTTGAATACACAGCGCTTAGCACTAAGGGACGAAAGTTAAAAGGCTTAGTCGATGCAGACAGCGCAAAAACCGCCCGTCTAAAACTAAAGGCCCAAGGAATATTTCCAACCTCACTCCTAGAGAGGCAACGCCAACCGCTTTCGGTAACCAAACAACCATTGGCGTGGCTATTGGAGCGCAAGGTAAGCACTGCACAACTAAGCATTGCTACTCGGCAATTAGCCACACTAGTGAGCGCGGGAATACCTTTAGTTGAAGCCATCAAGGCATTAAAGGAGCAACTTGAGCAGCCGAGATTAAAGACAGTCTTTTCAGAAGTGTGCGATCGAATTACCGAAGGTAGCTCCTTTGCCAATGCGCTTCAAAATTACCCAAAAGTTTTTCCACCGCTCTACGCAAATATGGTTAAATCTGGCGAAGCAAGCGGAACGCTAGATCTCGTAATGGAACGCCTTGCTGATCTTTTGGAGGCCCAAGTTCAGCTACATAGAAAAATCCTTTCTGCCATTGCTTATCCAGTTTTAATGCTGCTCCTATGCCTCGGAGTCGTAGTGCTGTTGTTAACTTACGTCGTTCCACAGTTAACGGAAATATTTGAAGATCGAGACGCGGCCTTACCTCTTCCTACGCAGATAGTCGTAGTTCTTAGCGACTTTGTAAGAAGCTACTGGTGGGCGATACTTGCAATGATAGTCTTCGGAATAACGGCTTTTAAAAAGTATGCCTTAACTACAAAGGGAAGAAGGCAAATAGATAACTTTAAACTGCGTTCTCGGATCTTTGGCCCTTTTACGAAAAAGATCGCATCGGCCCAATTTTCTCGCACATTGGGAACGATGCTGTCTAGCGGCGTCGAGCTAATTACCGCACTCACTATCGTAAAGAATATTCTAGGAAACGTGGTAATTCAACAAACGCTGGATGGGATTATTCTAGGCGTAAGCGAAGGAAAAAGCCTAGCCAACCAGTTAGACCAAACTAAAGTCTTCCCGCGCCTTTTAGTACACATGACGGCAATCGGAGAAAAGACTGGCCAGCTTGAAAACATGCTAATAAGAGCCGCGCAGAGTTATGAATCAGAAATGAATTCCATAGTTACTAGCCTTACGGCCATACTTAATCCAATTTTAATACTATTCCTTGCCCTTCTGGTGGGTTTCATCTTAATAGCCGTAATGCTGCCAATGCTGGAAATGACATCCCTTGCGGGATAA